GGCTATATTGTCGGCTTTGCCGACCTTCGTCCCGCCCATGCTTGCCGTTCCGACCCCGACCCCGCTGCACTGGCGCCTGCTGTTCTGGGCTTGTGCCGCCGCTGTGCTGGCGCTGTCGCTGATGCCGCCGACGCAGCCGCTGCCAACCACCGGCTGGGACAAGGCCAACCATGCGCTCGGATTCGCGATGCTGGGCGTGCTGGGCGGACGCGCCTACGCCGGGCGCGGCTGGCCGCTATGGCTGGGCCTGGTCGCGTATGGCGGCCTGATCGAGCTGCTGCAGGGACAGACCGGCTACCGCGAGGCCGACTGGCTCGACCTCTTTGCCGACGCCGTCGGCGTGGCCGCGGCCATCGCGCTGGACTGGCTGGTGCGGCGGCTCAGCGCTCCTCGGCTTCGAGCGTAAACCCGGCGCCGTCGTCCTGCCCGAGCAGGCCGACCAGTACCGGCATGGCCTGCTGCAGCGCTTCCTGCAGCCGCCACGGCGGGTTGACGATGAACATGCCGCTGCCGTGCAGCCCCAGGCCGCCTTCGACCGGGCGCTTGACCGTCAGGGTCACATGGAGCCAGCTCTTGAGCGGCAGGCCCTTGAGCTGCACCGGCAACTGCACCGCTTCGCGCCGCTGCACCTGCGGGTACCAGACCGCATAGACGCCGGTGGCAAAACGTTCCAGCCCGTCGCGCACGGTTTGCACGGTGCGCGCGTAGTCCTGCTTGTCTTCGTAGGAAGGATCGACCAGCACCAGTGCGCGCCGCGGGGGCGGGGGCAGGATGGCCTTGATGCCGCCGAAGCCGTCGCCGTCGTACAGCATCACGCGGCGCCCGGCGCCGCGGAAGTTGTCGCGCAAGACCTG
The window above is part of the Cupriavidus taiwanensis LMG 19424 genome. Proteins encoded here:
- a CDS encoding VanZ family protein; this translates as MLAVPTPTPLHWRLLFWACAAAVLALSLMPPTQPLPTTGWDKANHALGFAMLGVLGGRAYAGRGWPLWLGLVAYGGLIELLQGQTGYREADWLDLFADAVGVAAAIALDWLVRRLSAPRLRA
- a CDS encoding 23S rRNA (adenine(2030)-N(6))-methyltransferase RlmJ, producing MLSYRHAFHAGNHADVLKHAVVVQLLAHLAQKDKAFWYIDTHAGAGLYALDHAYAQKKAEFETGIAPLWRAAASGTELPAMLDEYLDQVRALNPDGSLRHYPGSPWLAWQMLREHDRLRLFELHSTEIQVLRDNFRGAGRRVMLYDGDGFGGIKAILPPPPRRALVLVDPSYEDKQDYARTVQTVRDGLERFATGVYAVWYPQVQRREAVQLPVQLKGLPLKSWLHVTLTVKRPVEGGLGLHGSGMFIVNPPWRLQEALQQAMPVLVGLLGQDDGAGFTLEAEER